A region of the Brachybacterium sacelli genome:
GTCGTCACCCTGAAGAAGGCGCTGGACAACATCCGGCCCTCCCTCGAGGTCCGTTCCCGCCGCGTCGGCGGCGCGACCTACCAGGTCCCGATCGAGGTCAAGCCCGGCCGCGCCACCACTCTGGCGCTGCGCTGGCTGGTCAGCTACTCCCGCGCCCGTCGTGAGCACACCATGACCGAGCGCCTGATGAACGAGATCCTCGACGCGTCCAACGGCCTGGGTGCCGCGGTGAAGCGTCGCGAGGACACTCACAAGATGGCCGAGTCCAACCGGGCCTTCGCGCACTACCGCTGGTGAGTCCGG
Encoded here:
- the rpsG gene encoding 30S ribosomal protein S7, with product MPRKGPAPKRQLVVDPVYGSPIVTQLINKILLDGKKTVAEGIVYDALEGAREKNGQDPVVTLKKALDNIRPSLEVRSRRVGGATYQVPIEVKPGRATTLALRWLVSYSRARREHTMTERLMNEILDASNGLGAAVKRREDTHKMAESNRAFAHYRW